From Mya arenaria isolate MELC-2E11 chromosome 12, ASM2691426v1, the proteins below share one genomic window:
- the LOC128211147 gene encoding sodium-coupled monocarboxylate transporter 1-like, translating into MASEFTVVDYVVFAATILISLSIGILFAVLDRRRKTNTPEDYFLAGRKSPTVPVMLSFIVTFQSSVMYLGFPAEGYVNGMMYGFYGLAKLITLLFTAYFIVPVFHPLKLTTVYQYLNLRYGNNALRILAMVFGSVFQVFYFGTVTYGTCIALEVVMGVPYWATIVIYTGVTTLYTSIGGIKAVIWTDVFQFVVMCAGFVAVMAKTSYEVGGMSNIVEHAGDRFTHTDFRFDPRIRFSFWNVTFGSLTLSLYYSYTQSAMQRVFATPTTKTARRMYLLSVPLYSFLQVLPVIEGVFIFAYYAYKRCDIYGNGTVKNVNEILPYAITDIFQNMPGLPGLFISALSSAAFSTLSSCLSSLSAIVYEDIIKVYNPQIDPSTSTTISRFVTVGFGAVGMGVSFLITSLPGSVISLFQSTMACMDGPTCAIFLLSAMFHRATTKGVLTGALCGAAVALWLNIGKLLSGLPSDPKLPNGPMDNCSIAFTTPFFGNMSLSLNDSFTTLSPSTNNSEVELSALDEIYRTSFILFSLIGFLVALVVGVIVSLFTSPPQDFDKRCLFSFRKHIVEELFGGNTEKVELVTMQDLKTE; encoded by the coding sequence atggCGTCGGAGTTCACTGTTGTGGATTACGTTGTTTTCGCAGCAACAATTCTGATATCATTGTCGATAGGAATTTTATTTGCTGTCTTAGACAGGCGAAGGAAGACAAACACACCTGAGGATTACTTCCTCGCCGGACGGAAGTCGCCCACTGTTCCTGTGATGCTGTCGTTCATTGTCACCTTCCAATCCTCGGTCATGTACCTTGGCTTTCCCGCGGAAGGATACGTTAATGGAATGATGTACGGTTTCTACGGACTAGCAAAACTCATAACACTGTTATTCACGGCTTACTTTATTGTGCCAGTGTTTCATCCCTTGAAACTGACAACAGTTTACCAATATCTTAACCTTCGATATGGCAACAACGCTCTGCGAATCCTTGCTATGGTGTTCGGTTCGGTATTCCAAGTGTTCTATTTTGGGACGGTAACGTACGGGACTTGTATTGCGTTGGAGGTAGTCATGGGAGTACCTTACTGGGCCACCATAGTTATATATACCGGTGTGACGACGTTATACACATCAATTGGTGGCATCAAAGCTGTCATTTGGACAGACGTTTTCCAGTTTGTAGTCATGTGCGCTGGGTTTGTTGCTGTGATGGCGAAGACGTCGTATGAAGTTGGAGGAATGTCAAACATAGTTGAACACGCCGGAGACCGTTTCACTCACACGGACTTTCGATTTGATCCGAGAATAAGATTTTCGTTCTGGAACGTAACTTTTGGGTCTTTGACCTTGTCCCTGTATTACAGTTACACACAGTCTGCGATGCAAAGGGTTTTTGCCACACCGACTACGAAGACCGCGAGGAGAATGTATCTTTTGAGTGTCCCTCTATATTCTTTTTTGCAGGTACTTCCCGTAATTGAGGGCGTGTTTATATTTGCGTACTACGCTTACAAACGTTGTGATATCTATGGAAATGGAACTGTCAAGAATGTAAACGAAATCCTACCATATGCGATCActgacatatttcaaaatatgcctGGACTACCTGGACTTTTTATTTCGGCATTATCTAGTGCAGCGTTCAGTACCCTCTCCTCATGTCTAAGCAGTTTATCTGCTATCGTGTACGAAGACATAATAAAGGTATACAACCCGCAGATAGACCCTAGTACATCGACTACTATTTCACGCTTTGTTACTGTAGGATTCGGAGCGGTCGGCATGGGTGTTTCGTTTCTAATTACCTCGCTTCCTGGAAGTGTCATCTCTTTATTCCAAAGCACGATGGCATGCATGGATGGACCAACTTGCGCCATATTTTTGCTGTCTGCAATGTTCCACAGGGCTACAACAAAGGGTGTTCTGACCGGAGCGTTGTGTGGAGCAGCAGTAGCTCTGTGGCTGAATATTGGGAAGCTTCTTAGCGGCCTACCATCCGACCCTAAATTACCTAATGGACCTATGGACAACTGCTCCATTGCTTTCACCACGCCGTTCTTTGGCAACATGTCACTGTCGCTAAACGATTCGTTTACAACACTTTCGCCATCTACAAATAATTCTGAAGTCGAGCTGTCAGCTTTGGACGAAATATATCGTACCTCATTTATCCTATTTTCACTGATTGGCTTTCTAGTAGCGTTAGTTGTTGGGGTCATTGTAAGTCTGTTCACTTCACCTCCGCAAGACTTCGACAAGCGTTGTTTGTTTTCCTTTCGGAAACACATCGTTGAAGAACTATTTGGTGGCAATACTGAAAAGGTAGAACTGGTTACGATGCAAGACTTGAAAAcagaataa
- the LOC128212428 gene encoding cytochrome P450 7A1-like yields MVAVSIYLAVLAVILVAAYIKLFARKRKNGEPFIVPGHFLWGNGKDFAENAVNFIHKSTERFGKVFTIRLLNQHLTIVNDPHSYERMCKEKSFDFEAIQKQVNNNVFNFQLCDSKKMIKEASKKVKGQLMFANMHSFAKNLTEAFDDSFDSNVSEDDWCTDGLRSFGSKTMFRAIFRTIFGKEAKGDVFEPSNVYRNFDLFHKYFNFLWLGLPIKLFPKAGKALDVLAQMPCSDDILNRDDVSEYIKYSTQFMKANGQTESDIIGHNLVFLHVNYNTFRVAFWLIYYLTKYPEALEALKNEIDETIEANVELCGSDEEIGITMQDLDSMLVLNSILNETIRYTSGVFMVRAVTNDTVFETEDGEKYSLRAGDRVAMYPPAIHKDPEIFENPLEFKYDRFIDAKFCKNGREVKNPLLAFGSLCPGKKLAMTQAKWFILNLAHDFDFTTSNSDTCEPDVHYHGHEILPPSNDVPIEYKRRNNRRRLSFVQ; encoded by the exons atgGTTGCGGTTTCAATTTATTTGGCGGTGTTGGCCGTGATTTTGGTTGCAGCATACATCAAACTTTTCGCaagaaaaag AAAAAACGGTGAACCTTTCATTGTACCTGGACATTTCCTATGGGGAAACGGTAAAGATTTTGCTGAGAATGCCGTAAACTTCATCCATAAATCAACGGAACGCTTTGGAAAAGTGTTCACCATTCGCTTGTTGAATCAACATTTAACAATCGTCAATGACCCACACTCATACGAGAGGATGTGCAAGGAGAAGAGCTTTGATTTCGAGGCCATTCAGAAGCAGGTCAACAACAATGTATTCAATTTCCAATTATGTGACTCTAAGAAAATGATCAAAGAGGCCTCTAAGAAAGTTAAAGGACAACTCATGTTTGCCAATATGCATTCTTTCGCGAAGAACTTAACTGAAGCATTTGATGACAGCTTTGACTCGAATGTAAGCGAAGACGATTGGTGTACAGATGGACTGAGATCGTTCGGTTCAAAAACCATGTTTAGAGCGATCTTTAGGACAATATTTGGCAAGGAAGCCAAAGGCGATGTATTTGAACCGAGCAATGTGTACCGAAATTTTGATTTGTTCCACAAATACTTTAACTTTTTGTGGCTTGGGCTACCGATTAAATTGTTTCCTAAAGCTGGTAAAGCTTTAGATGTTCTTGCTCAAATGCCATGCTCAGATGACATTTTAAACAGAGATGATGTCTCCGAATACATTAAATACTCAACCCAGTTTATGAAAGCAAATGGTCAAACAGAATCGGATATAATTGGACACAATTTAGTGTTTCTTCATGTCAACTACAATACATTCAGGGTAGCTTTCTGGTTAATATACTATCTGACAAAATACCCAGAAGCATTGGAAGCACTCAAAAACGAAATAGATGAAACAATCGAAGCCAATGTGGAATTGTGTGGATCTGATGAAGAAATTGGCATCACCATGCAAGATCTGGACTCGATGCTAGTACTGA ATAGCATCCTGAACGAGACCATTCGATACACTAGCGGTGTCTTCATGGTCCGAGCAGTGACAAATGACACAGTGTTCGAGACGGAAGATGGCGAAAAGTACAGTCTGAGAGCTGGAGATCGAGTAGCTATGTACCCACCTGCCATACATAAGGATCCCGAAATCTTCGAAAATCCATTG GAATTCAAATATGACAGATTCATCGATGCGAAATTCTGCAAAAATGGTCGGGAAGTCAAAAATCCACTTCTTGCATTCGGGTCTTTATGTCCAGGGAAAAAGCTGGCGATGACACAAGCGAAATGGTTCATTCTTAACCTGGCTCACGACTTTGACTTTACAACTTCGAACAGTGATACATGTGAGCCGGATGTGCACTACCATGGACACGAAATATTACCACCATCCAATGATGTACCGATTGAGTACAAGCGAAGAAACAATAGGCGCAGACTTTCATTTGTTCAATAA